GTTCGTCATTTGCGTTTTTTACCTCAAAATTTGGTGCCTTTTCTTGTATATTTGTGGATTTTGGATTATTTCTAATGAATTTGAGTTTTTTGTATGTGATCAGGTTGTGCATTTGGGTTTTGGTTGGTTTTAGAGATTTGAATCACtagattgttttgatttatcgGGGGCTTGatatttttgagtttaatttAGGAAAGGTgtgagctttttttttctttctatttttaggtttttttgttCGATTTTTCCAGCTGAATTTTGCTAGAATGGAGTCATTGGGCTTTCCTTTGATTTTCTCTGAGTTTTTGCAGCGACTCTTCGTATAAAGACTTAAAATTGATGTAAAATTCGAAGCTATGTGTATTTGTTGATCCGTTTAGTTGGAACTCTTTCAGCTATTAGGGTGTTTGAGCTGTGACGTTTTGTGAACACCCTTTCTCTTTGAAGTTATTGCACCCTGGCTGGTGCCTTCTTCCTTATAGGTCGCATGATGATTGATCATTTGCTATTGCCCTATTcctttgaaaattcaatttggaTTTTCAAAACAGATAACTTTCTTCAAATTCTGCTGCTGTCTGGCACTAGTTATGTCTTGGTAGGATTCTATTGTGCAGTttacctatatatttttttccccattttgtAAAGATTGTTTCTTGTGTGCTTGTAACATAAGGGAATGGAAAATGATGGAGGGAAAGCCAATATTTTACTTATATGTTATCATCCATCTCATTTTCCTCATTTAACCCACCAGAACAACTTGTTGTTCTCTTAAATGTTCTTGTATTGATCTGAGTGAGAACACCCTTaggaaattttaaatatcagtgttgcCAAGTATATTCTTTTGTGACTGGTTGTTGGGTCAattgtacctttgatacttgacTTCATAGCCTTAATCTAAATTTTGTTATGCTCAACTAAGACCTATCCTTGCAGGGGCACAATTGTTGTTGGTtgctttttatcatgtttgataaAAAATGATCTGGTTCTTGTCTATATATTTGCCGaggaaaatttaatttatgtacACTATAGGGCAGGATTCTCCCATCATttctggtttttatttttttttatcaaatgttTGGAGGtcttttttgtgtttaaatttttaatctgaGTTTCtacttttatgttttctattgatGATATACTCCTTAGACATATGATTAATACAGACGTTGAAGTGGCTGATGTTCTGTACGGGACTCGGTGATATGTGTTCATGAATGTGGAGTGGTTTGTTCTTAAAGTAATTTCCATATAAAATGTTAAGTTGTTGATgacttatgtttttaaaaatgctGTTATTGGCTGATTGGATGACAGATTTATGTCACAGTAAAGGACCAACTTAGCTGCAAAGTGATAACAGATTATAGgtttataattttctttggcTATTTGTCGTTGTCATTCTGTAAGAAGTTGTATCACTTTTGATGTTGTTTGCCCATCTTTATGTTTTGagtgatattaaaaataatgaagcaCTCTTACATTTGTTTAGTAGTaattgtcaattttgtttttggttgtgCTGCATTTTGTAATCCGAAGAATCAACAATATGACAAGGTTCTTTTGTATCTCTTTCCGCTAACAGTGTCtgtgctttgtttttttcaacaGGTTGCAAATTGTATTTTGATAAGTATTTTTACATAAggtgttagattttatatatcTAGTTCCCGCATATGGCTTCAGTTAGTATGGTACCTTCATCGGGCTTCAAGAACACTGGCGGCAGTAGTGTTGGTGTTGATAGATTGCCTGGTGAGATGAATGATATGAGAATAAGAGATGATAAGGTAAACCAGGAATGTAAgagtggttttatttttttttccatttaactCGCAAATCTGTTCTGTTAAAGGTTTGGTTCATTCACCTGTTGTCTATTATAGGAAGTAGTAGCAACTGTGATTGATGGAAATGGGACTGAAGCTGGCCATGTAATTGTCACAACTATTGGTGGTAGAAATGGTCAGCCGAAGCAGGTAAAGTACACAGATTGTTTGCCTTCTATTTAGTAGTGAAATGTTGAACATATCACCTGTGTTTCCATGCCAAAGCAAAATATTTGATCAACTTAGTATTCTCATAGCTGGTTTCAGTGGTCATTTGCCCTCCTAATTGAGGATATTCTGATGGCAGACTATAAGCTACATGGCTGAGCGTGTTGTAGGGCATGGATCTTTTGGAGTTGTCTTCCAGGTTTGGTTTATTATGGTTCTTCTAACATTGCTTTCTTGCTGCTTTATTCTAGTATCTAGAAGAACATATCATAATGCATGTCTTGCTTGACCAAGTTACAATGCTGGCATAGCATGGTTTTGCTTGGGCATCTTCATGCAGCCAGGATGCTATTTATGTGATCAACTGTTTCTTCGATGACAGTCAATTCTTATTGTGGATTCATATATGATAAAAAgtgatttatttgtattatttaggCAAAATGTTTGGAGAATGGTGAAACAGTAGCAATAAAGAAAGTTCTTCAAGACAAGAGGTACAAGAACCGAGAGTTGCAGACTATGCGCCTTCTTGACCATCCAAATGTTCTCTCTTTGAAGCATTGCTTCTTTTCAACGACAGAGAAGGATGAGCTATACCTTAACCTGGTGCTTGAATATGTACCTGAGACTGTTCATCGGGTTGTCAAACAGTACAACAAGATGAATCAGCGTATGCCGTTGATACATGTGAAATTATACAGTTACCAGGTATGAATGATCTCTTGTTGTTAGCAATTCTTGGTTATTCTATTCTTGATGACTCGCTCTAGAACTTCAATCAAAGATGAAACTTTATTTTCGTGGgattgtttgcttttgatattgtttttaatagtGAATGTAGTTGTACCTTTTcataagtatttttaaaattttcaatgccGGTTCGGCTTTTTATGATGGGCTTTCTTctgaaaagattttaaattttgaagagGTTGGGTATGCATTAACCCAACAGCAAATATGATGAGGCATACATTCTCATTCTATTTTGATGGTTCAACAGATTTTTAGGGCATTGGCTTATATTCATGGCAGCATTGGAGTTTGCCACAGAGACATCAAGCCACAAAATCTTCTGGTATGCCTGCAATAAATTACTTTATTGCCACTTTATATATGTTCTAGATCTTTCACTTTTGTGTTGCAAGAAATGGAAAACAGCTGGTTGTTTTTAAATAGGACATTTTTATGAAAGCAATTTCGCACTTGTTCTTATATATTCACTTATATGTTTCTTAGATGTACATCTGtgatgatttttcttattaagTTTCAGTAAGTAATCAAGTTTGGCACCATTCCACAACAGGTTAACCCTCATACTCATCAGCTCAAAATATGTGACTTTGGAAGTTCGAAAGTCTTGGTATATTTCTGCTTCTTTCGAATTTGATTACATAACTTCTTGGTCTTTCTAATCTCCTATAAATATTTtcagtttttccctttttttaataaaaaaaacaggtAAAAGGTGAGCCAaacatatcatatatatgttCGAGATACTACAGAGGTCCTGAGCTAATCTTCGGTGCCACTGAGTACACTACAACAATCGATATCTGGTCTGCTGGGTGTGTCCTTGCTGAACTTATGATTGGACAGGTAAACCTTTTGACATCTCTTGGAGGGAATTGAATGCACCGCCAGAATAAAATTTCACATGCAACACTGATGTCTGTTTTCTTTCTTAACAGCCCCTGTTTCCTGGTGAGAGTGGTGTAGATCAGCTTGTCGAGATTATTAAGGTGCTCTAAGGGCTTCTCATTGTTGTCTTGTTTTCCATATTGTGACGATCAACTCGATGAATATACATTATCCACTTCAGGTTTTAGGTACCCCGACAAGAGAAGAGATCAAGTGTATGAACCCAAACTACACAGACTTCAAGCTCCCACAGATCAAAGCTCATCCGTGGCACAAGGTTTGTCCGTGATCTTCctgttcttattttcttttgaatccGTATCAACAATTTTATCTACttagttatttgaaattaatttcgaTCAGATCTTCCACAAGAGAATGCCACCTGAAGCCGTTGATCTCGTGTCTCGGCTTCTGCAGTACTCTCCAAATTTACGGTGTAGTGCTGTAAGTACGAAATCATTTCTCACATTTCATTTCAAGTGTTTGATTCATTTACTATTTACTGATAAGTAATGTACATTCCTTCTTTCATAGATGGAGGCATTGATTCATCCATTCTTTGATGACCTCCGAGACCCAAACACCCGCCTACCAAACGGGAGGCCATTGCCTCCGCTCTTCGATTTCAAGCCACAAGGTAAATATGttttaacaaaaacaatgcACTGATCGATAAACATCCTTTATTCACCACTATTGTTCGGTTCGATAACTACCAGAATTGAAAGGAGTACCTTTGGAGATTCTAGCGAAGCTGATCCCCGAACATGCGAGGAGGCAATGCTCCTTCCTAGGACTCTAATTCGGTTCATCGGCTGAGTACATGAAGCTTTGTATTCGTATTATTCCccggaaaataaaaatatgatttttttttttcttgtgagtTTGGTTGGTGATACTTTGTGCAACTAATGTGTGCTTCCAGTGTTGTTTTCCTTTGTAACAACCTCATGGCAGCAAACTCTGTGTATCACTTTGGAAAGTTCATACTAATCTCCCAAATATCTCACTTGGGTGCAATCCacattgaattgatttggtatAGAAAGAATTCTGTCCACTTAAATATAAACCAAGTAGAAACATCTAAATTATTCAAGCATAAAATTAtgacaattaaataaaagaaaaaaaaatatcaagtctatacaaattcaatataacaatgtaatttttttttgtctatatatatctatatatagtgGAACAATGTGTGAATCTAGTGTTTGTTTTCCATGTGTAATAATACTACCTAAAATTATTGTATGTATTTggattgtgaattttttttttttttattatatttatttatttatgaatgatTGAGATGCTTTGAGCTCAACATTGAAATTTGAAACATGAATTGAAATGGATCACCATCACAATAATAATAGGCCATGTGAAGGTAGATGTTTGTTTATCAGAATCTGTCTTTTAACACACAAACAAATGCACAGTTCTTCTGCTCTCTCTTTGGACCACATCTGCACTTCCAAGAACTTCTTTTCAATCTAAACTAATGCTTTCtgtttcctctctttttttttttcattgtactTTTTTACTCTCATGAAAATTTCCAAAgttaaataacataaaaaaaatttacaccaCTTTCAGATCATATTAGAAAgatggtaattttttttgttattgagtAGGGACTGGGCGATCAATTTGAGATAAGTGGTTTAttctcttaaaaatatttattttatttttcaagaatTATTGACACTTGTGAATTGAACTAATtgagttggtatttatatatatttatatttaaaagagaatccctccaaccaaacactccTTACATCAAAGTCCAAAAACAACATGCAATGATGCCACATGAAAAGTACACTCTTTATGAACCTGAAATCATATCATTGATATCAACCTagcaaaacataatataatttacTCTTCATCTTCATGATTGATATAATACATAATTAGTATATAACATAAAACTACAGAAAAGTCTTCATTTTTCTCTATAATAATAAGATGCTAAACTCCACCCGTGACTCACTCACTCTCTTCCTCATGAATTCCAATCCACAAGAAAGAGTAGCTAAACTACAACCCAAGTTCACGAGACTTTGCTTCCTTCCCTTTCAAtcactatatttgtttttccattCAACAACACAAGGGTCCAacttagtttttaattatataaatataaatatatatacactattTATCTATCGATGTCTATTATCAACTGTTGAATCTGTTGAATCTCGATCTAATGAACAACATTGATATGGtaacaaatacaataattaCTGTTTAGAACAGTATAATATACAGTGCTGTTATTCATTAATGTCGGCCGTTGGATCTGACTAATAAGaccatgtatatttttatatatagatgttCTTCAAAGACAAAAAGAAGATCAACTTTGGATGTATCTTGTGATACCTCAAGAAGCTTCACATAATTCTTGAAAGAGattgagaaagagaaaagaaaagaacaaggagCTTTTAATACTCACAAGCATGTTCCAATCAGTGAAAAGCAACCAAGTGTCAAATTCTTAGAGCACAACTCAATGCATAAATCCATCTACTTTTTCATACTCTTTAACAGGCTTTTCAATGGCTCATCTTCATTTTTGGATCACTGTTATCTTCTTGTTTGCAGTTACTCAGTGTTCTAATGCAAGAAGGCATTTCATGGATGTAAATAGTGATGTTAAGGATGAAAGCAATGATCTTTCTTGTGTTTTCAATGTGAGATCATTTGGAGCAGTTGGAGATGGTTACACTGATGACACTAGAGCATTTCATTCAGCTTGGAAGGCTGCTTGTTCAGTAGAATCTGGCACTCTTCTTGTGCCGTCTGACGGTGTTTTTACGATCACTTCGACGATATTCTCCGGCCCATGCAAGCCTGAAACTGTGTTTCAAGTGAGTTTGAATTCAAATGCTTGATAAGTTGATATGATACTTTCATCAATGATACAGAGTTACTAAGATTGAGTAATGTACTTGTGATTTTCAGGTTGATGGAGTTCTCATGCCACCGGATGGTCCTGAATGCTGGCCGGAGACCGATAGCAAACAGCAATGGCTTGTGTTTTATAAGCTCAATGGCATGACACTCACCGGCAAAGGAACAATCGAAGGGAACGGCGAGAAGTGGTGGAATCTCCCTTGCAAGCCTCACAGAGTAATCAATGAATCAAATCAATATTATTCATCAGAAATCTTGTCTGCATTGTGTTACATGTAATCTCATACTGATGAATGTATTGCTGAAATTATAGGGACCAAATGGAAGTACATTGCCAGGACCTTGTGATAGTCCTGCAGTGAGTACTTACAAACAATTCAGAGAACTCTGTTTTCACAAATTGATATCAATTCTCATGGCTTTTCAATGTTTTCAGTTGATCAGGTTCTTCATGAGCTATAATCTCAGAGTTAGAGATCTTCGTATCGAGAACAGTCCTCAGTTCCACTTCAAGTTTGATGGTTGTGAAAATGTGCAGATTGAAGGCATCTCCATAAATTCCCCTGCACTTAGTCCTAATACAGATGGCATCCATGTCGAGAACACCAAGTCGGTGTTTATCTCGAACTCTTTTATCAGTAATGGAGATGACTGCATCTCAATTGGACCAGGATGCTCAATGGTGGAAATAGATAATGTAACTTGTGGACCTAGTCATGGAATCAGGTGCTCATATAAATTCCATTTTTTCAGTCTTCGATCCAATTCATCAAACTGACAATTATTCTTGCAGCATTGGCAGCCTTGGTGTGCATAATTCTCAAGCCTGTGTCTCGAATATAACAGTGCGGAACACGGTGATACGCAATTCGGACAATGGAGTTAGAATCAAGACATGGCAAGGAGGAATTGGCTCGGTATCGGAAATAATCTTTGACAATATTTTCATGGAGAATGTCAGGAACTGCATCATTGTAGACCAGTACTACTGTCTGACTAAGGACTGCATGAATCAATCCACAGCTGTCTATGTATCGAATGTATTGTACTCAAACATTAAAGGCACGTATGATGTCAGAAGCCCACCGATACATTTCGCTTGCAGTGATTCGATTCCTTGTACTAACATAACAATGGCCGAGGTGGAACTGCTTCCTCATGAGGGGGAGCTTGTCGATGATCCTTTCTGTTGGAATGCGTATGGAGTTCAAGAAACTCTTATAATACCACCAATCTCTTGTTTGCAGGATGGAGCGCCGGAAGCTCTGCAAGACAGCATAAACTTTGGCTGCTAAAGATTTGTTTGCACATTAGTCACagtttattcattatatttatagatgtatagaatatttcaagtacaagaagtATATGGTCTTTCAGATTAATGTTCATGTTAATGAACCTTCAAAGCTGTATTGAAATATTTGAAGGTTCAGAAGCAATCATCATTTATCAGAAAAGATACACAAATCATGATAAATATGTATCTCTTTGTATTGCTGTTGACACTAATCAGAGTATATCTGCTACATAAAAATAGCCTTCATTATTAAAACATTTTGTCTTTGTCTTAACATTATCACAAACGGTACGATCAGTTTATCGGGTTGAATGTTTAAGGGCTTGGAATCAGGCTTTGCAGAGAGTCTGTAACTTGATCGGGGGGCTTTGAGTACTTCCCGGACAGTATCTTGGAAGCGATTATTGAATTGGCAGCTTCAGTATTGTGAACTCCATCCCAGCTCAGGTACCGTGAAGCGTTGGAGCATGGCTGCACATTTGGTTCACCACAAGTttttctaaaaacataattgtatggAGGTCCACCAAATCCACAGCAAGCCATTAATGGATTGTCAATACCTGTTAAATAAATTCAGTAAAGATGATCAATTAGCCTTCCACCATTCCCATTTCTCTAGTCGATGATAATCAAGAATAAGGGATTGATCACCGTATTTGGTATGATTGGCGACGAGATCATACTTGATTCTGAATATATCGACATAAACAAATGTTGCATTGGTATATTGAGAATTCAGTTGATCAAGGAGGACACTCAAACCAGTGTTAAAAGCTTTGCTAACATTGTTGTGAGCTGCAAGACAACCATATGAGTCAAGCTCACTGTAGATTTGCTGTTGCAGTGCAAGCTTTTGTGGCAGGCAGCCTAAGGGTCCAGTGTTGTAGATTAAGAACTTCTTTCCTCCATTGTTATATACATTCTGCATTCACATAAcaaaatctaagtcttaatcGCAAAGTTCATGTTTCTCATACATTTGTAAACATTAGTTGAGGA
The DNA window shown above is from Dioscorea cayenensis subsp. rotundata cultivar TDr96_F1 chromosome 12, TDr96_F1_v2_PseudoChromosome.rev07_lg8_w22 25.fasta, whole genome shotgun sequence and carries:
- the LOC120273342 gene encoding shaggy-related protein kinase alpha-like, which codes for MASVSMVPSSGFKNTGGSSVGVDRLPGEMNDMRIRDDKEVVATVIDGNGTEAGHVIVTTIGGRNGQPKQTISYMAERVVGHGSFGVVFQAKCLENGETVAIKKVLQDKRYKNRELQTMRLLDHPNVLSLKHCFFSTTEKDELYLNLVLEYVPETVHRVVKQYNKMNQRMPLIHVKLYSYQIFRALAYIHGSIGVCHRDIKPQNLLVNPHTHQLKICDFGSSKVLVKGEPNISYICSRYYRGPELIFGATEYTTTIDIWSAGCVLAELMIGQPLFPGESGVDQLVEIIKVLGTPTREEIKCMNPNYTDFKLPQIKAHPWHKIFHKRMPPEAVDLVSRLLQYSPNLRCSAMEALIHPFFDDLRDPNTRLPNGRPLPPLFDFKPQELKGVPLEILAKLIPEHARRQCSFLGL
- the LOC120273341 gene encoding polygalacturonase At1g48100-like, translating into MAHLHFWITVIFLFAVTQCSNARRHFMDVNSDVKDESNDLSCVFNVRSFGAVGDGYTDDTRAFHSAWKAACSVESGTLLVPSDGVFTITSTIFSGPCKPETVFQVDGVLMPPDGPECWPETDSKQQWLVFYKLNGMTLTGKGTIEGNGEKWWNLPCKPHRGPNGSTLPGPCDSPALIRFFMSYNLRVRDLRIENSPQFHFKFDGCENVQIEGISINSPALSPNTDGIHVENTKSVFISNSFISNGDDCISIGPGCSMVEIDNVTCGPSHGISIGSLGVHNSQACVSNITVRNTVIRNSDNGVRIKTWQGGIGSVSEIIFDNIFMENVRNCIIVDQYYCLTKDCMNQSTAVYVSNVLYSNIKGTYDVRSPPIHFACSDSIPCTNITMAEVELLPHEGELVDDPFCWNAYGVQETLIIPPISCLQDGAPEALQDSINFGC